TCGCCGAGACGCGCTCGATATTTTTCCAGGCTCGTTTCCAGTGCTTCGTCGGGGTCGATACCAACTTCGTGTGCGAACGAAAGCAAGCAGTAGTACACATCACCGAACTCGTCCACCATTTCGTCGGTCAATTCGAACTCCGACTCACCGTACTCCTGTGTCACAAGCACGGTTTTCGAAAGCTCGCCGGTTTCCGAAACGAGGTCTAACATTCGCAGTTCTGGGTCGAGGTGCAGATCAAGCTCCTCGTTTAGTTCTCCAACCTCGGTCATCTTTTTTCC
The window above is part of the Haladaptatus cibarius D43 genome. Proteins encoded here:
- a CDS encoding MazG nucleotide pyrophosphohydrolase domain-containing protein encodes the protein MTEVGELNEELDLHLDPELRMLDLVSETGELSKTVLVTQEYGESEFELTDEMVDEFGDVYYCLLSFAHEVGIDPDEALETSLEKYRARLGESGSVGSGE